A window from Pyrococcus yayanosii CH1 encodes these proteins:
- a CDS encoding HEAT repeat domain-containing protein, whose protein sequence is MGEVVKLACSSEDVLRMLIELVRDKDRNVRIGALMALKEILSTMGDPEKLFVVKESLEAILLARNPERARRYASSPYFSRCPV, encoded by the coding sequence GTGGGGGAAGTCGTCAAGCTGGCCTGCTCCAGCGAAGACGTTCTTAGAATGCTCATAGAGCTCGTAAGGGATAAAGACAGGAACGTCCGTATTGGTGCTCTTATGGCCTTAAAGGAGATCCTTTCCACCATGGGAGATCCTGAAAAGCTTTTTGTCGTAAAGGAGAGCCTTGAGGCAATCCTTCTTGCTCGAAATCCCGAGCGTGCTCGCCGGTATGCGTCCTCTCCATACTTCTCCCGTTGTCCGGTCTAA
- a CDS encoding METTL5 family protein has protein sequence MRKKELAIILSKLKGFRSPKPWLEQYRTPGNVAAELLWLAFTLGDLEGKVIADLGAGTGVLTVGACLLGAKRVHAVEVDGDALTVLRENVSSMGFEGCVQVFKGDVSAFAVRVDTVVMNPPFGAQRKGADRPFLLKAFEVADVVYLIHLAKPEVRRFIEAFVRDNGFLITHRLTTWLEIPAQFFFHRKRLARIAVDIYRFVRA, from the coding sequence ATGAGGAAGAAGGAGCTTGCGATAATCCTCTCGAAGCTCAAGGGGTTCAGGAGCCCGAAGCCTTGGCTTGAACAGTATAGAACGCCGGGAAACGTTGCGGCGGAGCTCTTGTGGTTAGCCTTCACCCTCGGCGACTTGGAGGGGAAGGTAATCGCCGACCTGGGAGCAGGAACAGGCGTTCTGACAGTTGGAGCCTGCCTTCTCGGGGCCAAGAGGGTTCACGCCGTGGAGGTGGATGGAGACGCCTTGACAGTGCTCAGGGAGAACGTCTCATCCATGGGCTTTGAAGGTTGCGTTCAAGTATTCAAGGGCGACGTCTCTGCCTTTGCTGTCCGGGTGGACACCGTTGTCATGAACCCACCATTTGGGGCCCAAAGAAAAGGAGCAGACAGACCTTTCCTTCTCAAGGCCTTTGAGGTTGCGGACGTCGTTTACTTGATTCATCTTGCCAAACCGGAGGTAAGGCGTTTCATAGAGGCCTTCGTTAGGGACAACGGCTTCCTGATAACCCACAGGCTGACAACTTGGCTCGAGATTCCTGCCCAATTCTTCTTCCATAGGAAGAGGCTGGCTAGGATTGCCGTAGACATTTACCGCTTTGTGAGGGCCTGA
- a CDS encoding AAA family ATPase — MIIGIVGKIAAGKTTVAKFLEEIGFCRVSCSDPLVDLLKGKIWRYTWVPEVPIKGEPTRETLIELGRLLKEKYGEDVLIRLSLDRTRECENVVIDGVRSRGEVEAIKRRGGIVIYVEARPEIRFERLRRRGADKDREIRTLDDLKRFDEIEERLYRTSELKALADYVIVNEGTLEELREKVMRIINLKVR, encoded by the coding sequence GTGATAATCGGCATCGTTGGGAAGATAGCGGCCGGAAAGACGACTGTAGCAAAGTTCCTTGAGGAAATCGGATTTTGTCGAGTGAGCTGCAGCGATCCGCTCGTGGACCTGCTGAAGGGAAAAATCTGGCGCTACACGTGGGTTCCCGAGGTGCCCATAAAGGGAGAACCGACGAGAGAGACCCTGATAGAGCTTGGCCGTCTGCTGAAGGAGAAGTACGGGGAGGACGTGCTCATTCGCCTCTCCCTTGACAGGACGAGGGAGTGCGAGAACGTCGTCATAGACGGCGTTAGGTCAAGGGGTGAGGTAGAGGCCATAAAGCGGAGGGGAGGCATAGTTATTTACGTGGAGGCTCGGCCTGAGATAAGATTCGAGCGGCTCAGGAGAAGGGGAGCCGATAAGGATAGGGAAATAAGGACGCTCGACGATTTAAAGAGGTTCGACGAGATTGAAGAGAGACTTTACCGCACGAGCGAGCTCAAGGCCCTCGCGGATTACGTCATAGTCAACGAGGGCACCCTCGAGGAGCTCCGGGAGAAGGTTATGAGGATAATCAATTTAAAGGTTCGGTGA
- a CDS encoding DUF835 domain-containing protein encodes MLWQTIDIIRMITFIVKVSAAAYIFHVYFKTGRRSAFVMALALITYAIHTLFDILQIPTLGVIFVAITSSLFLLTSILLLGEDDVLPTSKLLGILPLTPLILTLYSLLLGFHSSNLEAVMVGTGYGISGFFTFLAGLFLLRLRDIYRKDSMLLILSLSLIGLHEMDYPFLRPVEWFAPIGFTIATVLVFTLVYGVIRFVRSEEYFKIRSQAPTGVQKGPMIINVEDFQTSVLPKIANVQALAFLRNIDGSPSWHVYFVTQALAEHDRNIGPTNLPRMLELTRKYLSAFEGGVVILDCPEYLALYNGFDALLKFLATLRDMTLMRDGTLIVVTDRSAWDEKQWKLLQKVVGG; translated from the coding sequence ATGCTGTGGCAAACCATCGATATAATTCGCATGATAACGTTCATTGTCAAAGTTAGTGCCGCCGCGTACATCTTCCATGTCTACTTTAAGACGGGTCGTCGCTCTGCTTTCGTAATGGCCCTCGCTTTGATAACCTATGCCATTCATACGCTCTTCGATATTCTTCAGATCCCAACGTTAGGTGTCATCTTTGTGGCCATAACATCCTCGTTGTTCTTGCTGACCTCCATCTTGCTGCTCGGAGAAGATGATGTTCTTCCAACTTCCAAGCTCCTTGGAATTCTTCCCCTTACGCCCCTCATTCTGACCCTGTATTCTCTCCTCTTAGGTTTCCATTCAAGTAACTTGGAGGCTGTTATGGTGGGTACGGGCTATGGGATATCTGGCTTCTTCACGTTCCTTGCTGGCCTCTTTCTCCTCCGCCTTAGGGATATATACAGGAAAGATTCAATGCTTCTCATCTTATCATTATCCTTAATTGGCCTGCACGAGATGGACTATCCGTTTCTTAGGCCTGTTGAGTGGTTTGCCCCCATAGGCTTTACAATAGCAACAGTTCTAGTGTTTACCCTCGTGTATGGTGTCATCAGATTTGTGAGGAGCGAAGAATACTTCAAGATCAGGTCACAAGCCCCGACCGGAGTCCAGAAGGGTCCGATGATAATTAATGTGGAAGATTTTCAAACAAGCGTGCTTCCCAAGATAGCTAACGTTCAAGCACTTGCTTTCCTGAGAAACATTGACGGTTCGCCCTCTTGGCATGTCTACTTCGTTACTCAAGCTCTCGCCGAACACGATAGGAACATCGGACCCACGAATCTCCCGAGGATGCTGGAACTAACTCGGAAATATCTCTCTGCCTTTGAAGGAGGTGTTGTAATCCTAGATTGCCCCGAGTACTTGGCCCTATATAACGGCTTTGATGCTCTGCTGAAGTTCTTAGCAACTCTCAGGGATATGACTCTCATGAGAGACGGGACGCTGATAGTAGTCACGGATAGGAGCGCTTGGGACGAGAAGCAATGGAAGCTTCTTCAGAAGGTTGTAGGGGGATAA
- a CDS encoding serine/threonine-protein kinase RIO2, which yields MVSKLLALEAYPKLKDIDFRLLRAVELNMRYHRWVPLEDIARFARMDVESASHRLGRLDNWGLVVRRSDIGYIGYQLTIHGYDALAIRAFAKKGVIEAISTTQIGVGKDADVYVALTPSGEKVAVKFNRIGERTSARRAGYHGHVFADKHHKSWLYVSRLIAKREHEALTLLSPFAKVPKPIAWNRHAIVMEFISGVELAELRDTDLTKEEAEEILGKVLDEYEKIVRFGIVHSDMSEFNVVLTEDGDILIIDWAQYLSAAHPESLALLKRDISVLLNAFRRRWGVKRDFEKEWPRFYEAWLKGRGEVDSEK from the coding sequence ATGGTTAGCAAGCTACTTGCCCTCGAAGCCTATCCAAAGCTCAAGGACATAGACTTCCGGCTACTCAGGGCAGTGGAGCTTAACATGAGGTACCACAGATGGGTCCCCCTCGAGGACATAGCGAGGTTTGCCCGCATGGACGTCGAGAGTGCCAGCCACAGACTTGGCCGCCTGGATAATTGGGGCCTTGTTGTTAGAAGGAGCGACATAGGTTACATAGGCTACCAGCTAACGATCCACGGCTACGACGCTCTCGCCATAAGAGCCTTCGCTAAGAAAGGCGTCATAGAGGCCATAAGCACGACGCAGATAGGAGTCGGAAAAGATGCCGATGTTTACGTGGCCCTCACACCTAGTGGGGAGAAGGTTGCGGTGAAATTTAACCGAATCGGAGAAAGGACGAGCGCGAGAAGGGCCGGCTACCATGGCCACGTCTTCGCGGACAAGCACCACAAGAGCTGGCTTTATGTTTCGAGGCTTATAGCGAAGAGAGAGCATGAGGCCCTCACCCTGCTGAGCCCCTTCGCAAAGGTTCCAAAGCCAATAGCCTGGAACAGGCATGCCATAGTCATGGAGTTCATAAGCGGCGTGGAGCTGGCGGAGCTGAGGGACACGGACCTGACTAAGGAAGAAGCTGAGGAGATACTGGGAAAGGTCCTGGATGAGTACGAGAAGATAGTTCGCTTCGGAATCGTTCACTCGGACATGAGCGAGTTCAACGTCGTCCTGACTGAGGATGGGGATATCCTAATAATAGACTGGGCCCAGTACCTGAGCGCCGCCCATCCCGAGAGCCTTGCCCTGCTGAAAAGGGATATATCCGTTCTCCTTAACGCCTTCAGGAGGAGATGGGGCGTTAAGAGAGATTTTGAGAAGGAATGGCCGAGGTTCTACGAGGCCTGGCTGAAGGGAAGGGGGGAGGTTGATTCTGAGAAGTGA
- a CDS encoding NAD-dependent epimerase/dehydratase family protein, translating to MRVLVTGGAGFIGSHLVDRLMEEGHRVRVLDDLSAGRLENIRRWLNHNRFEFVRGDMRNPEIVREAVEDVDVIFHLAANPEVRISSQSPVLLYETNVLITYNLLQAIRDSNVKFLVFTSSSTVYGDAKVLPTPETAWLEPISVYGGAKLAAEALISGYAHIFDFKALVFRLANIIGERSNHGVIYDFINKLRRNPEELEILGDGTQRKSYLHVSDTIEGMLHIFEHFRKEDKVYDVYNLGNEDWITVREIAEIVSEEMGLRPVFKFTGGVDGGRGWKGDVKFMLLSIEKAKRTGWRPRMSSREAVRKTVKELLKG from the coding sequence ATGAGAGTTCTCGTTACGGGGGGTGCGGGATTCATTGGCTCCCACCTCGTGGACAGACTCATGGAGGAGGGGCACAGGGTAAGGGTTCTGGACGATTTAAGTGCTGGACGGCTCGAGAACATTCGAAGATGGCTCAACCACAACCGCTTTGAGTTCGTGAGGGGTGACATGAGGAACCCTGAAATCGTGAGGGAAGCCGTCGAGGACGTTGACGTCATCTTTCACCTGGCCGCGAACCCCGAGGTAAGGATAAGCTCCCAGAGCCCAGTGCTCCTCTATGAAACCAACGTGCTCATAACCTACAACCTCCTCCAGGCGATTAGAGATTCAAACGTCAAGTTCCTCGTCTTCACGAGCTCCTCGACCGTCTATGGAGATGCCAAAGTCCTTCCAACGCCTGAGACTGCATGGCTTGAGCCAATAAGCGTCTATGGAGGGGCCAAGCTCGCGGCTGAGGCACTGATAAGCGGCTACGCTCACATATTCGATTTTAAGGCGTTGGTCTTCAGGCTTGCGAACATAATCGGCGAGAGATCGAACCACGGCGTCATCTACGACTTCATAAACAAGCTCAGGAGAAATCCAGAGGAGCTCGAGATACTTGGAGATGGTACGCAGAGGAAGAGCTACCTCCACGTGAGCGACACTATCGAGGGCATGCTCCATATATTCGAACACTTCAGAAAGGAGGATAAGGTCTACGACGTCTACAACCTCGGGAACGAGGACTGGATAACCGTTAGGGAGATAGCGGAGATAGTGAGTGAGGAAATGGGCCTTAGACCGGTCTTCAAGTTCACGGGCGGAGTTGACGGAGGGAGGGGCTGGAAGGGGGACGTCAAGTTCATGCTCCTCAGCATAGAGAAGGCCAAGAGAACAGGCTGGAGGCCGAGGATGAGTAGCAGGGAGGCCGTAAGAAAGACCGTGAAGGAGCTTTTAAAAGGTTAG
- a CDS encoding ATP-binding protein yields the protein MIEQFNPWWRGAEFIREDEDYRKWEEAKVKWVPRAIEEISLEPFSLNFVFGPRQVGKTTLLKLLIKKLLDEGVPPTAIFYLRADYLSDYKELMEVLDEYMQFRKVEGIERSYIFLDEITFPREWFRAIKLYIDMGKFRNDVLILTGSTSMYVKGEVETFPGRRGMGRDIIMYPLSFREFLKVAAPEIYSKLPTVDPNGDVSKCLRLLPWKDRLYEMFMLYLRSGGFPRVVREILERGSVSRESYDIYISWIRGDLLRAGKSEGVARGIIKALLNRVPSPVGWNTIAKEVEIGSHKTVFSYIEFFERNFVVRVLPYFSPNTLEPDFKKEKKIHFTDPFLYSMFSWWCLVEEPDESAVVEGIVATHLARKWSVGYWRNGSEIDVVTRAGVGFEVKWQEKAQPSKVRVGKIRKVVTLTKHEFRKSPLMIPVHVFLACLDV from the coding sequence ATGATTGAACAGTTCAATCCATGGTGGAGAGGGGCAGAGTTCATTCGAGAGGACGAGGACTACCGCAAATGGGAGGAAGCCAAGGTCAAATGGGTGCCCCGGGCAATTGAAGAAATATCCCTCGAGCCATTCTCCCTGAACTTCGTGTTCGGTCCGAGGCAGGTAGGCAAAACAACGCTCCTCAAGCTTCTTATAAAGAAGCTTCTTGACGAAGGCGTTCCTCCAACGGCGATATTCTACCTCCGGGCAGACTATCTGAGCGACTACAAGGAGCTAATGGAAGTCCTGGATGAATACATGCAGTTCCGCAAAGTTGAGGGCATTGAGAGGTCTTACATTTTCCTCGACGAGATAACGTTTCCAAGAGAATGGTTCAGGGCAATAAAGCTGTATATTGATATGGGAAAGTTCAGGAATGACGTCCTAATTCTAACTGGCTCCACAAGTATGTACGTTAAGGGAGAGGTTGAAACATTCCCGGGCAGGAGAGGCATGGGAAGAGACATCATAATGTATCCCCTTAGCTTTCGAGAATTCCTAAAGGTTGCGGCACCTGAAATTTATTCAAAGCTTCCAACCGTTGACCCAAACGGGGACGTATCAAAATGCCTAAGACTTCTCCCCTGGAAGGACAGGCTTTACGAGATGTTCATGCTTTACCTAAGGAGTGGGGGCTTTCCTAGGGTCGTAAGGGAGATCCTTGAGAGGGGGAGCGTCAGCAGAGAGTCATATGACATATATATCTCGTGGATAAGGGGAGATCTGCTGAGGGCCGGAAAGAGCGAAGGCGTCGCCAGAGGGATTATAAAGGCCCTCCTCAACAGAGTGCCCTCTCCCGTTGGGTGGAACACAATCGCAAAAGAAGTTGAGATCGGCTCCCACAAGACCGTGTTCAGCTATATTGAGTTCTTTGAAAGGAACTTTGTCGTTAGAGTTCTACCCTACTTTAGCCCGAACACCCTCGAACCAGACTTCAAAAAAGAGAAAAAAATACATTTCACGGACCCCTTCCTGTACAGCATGTTTTCATGGTGGTGCCTGGTTGAGGAACCTGATGAGAGCGCAGTCGTTGAAGGCATTGTGGCCACACATCTCGCCCGAAAGTGGAGCGTTGGTTACTGGAGAAATGGGAGTGAAATTGACGTTGTAACGAGGGCTGGAGTGGGATTTGAAGTTAAATGGCAGGAAAAAGCCCAGCCATCAAAGGTTAGGGTTGGGAAAATAAGGAAGGTCGTAACACTCACTAAGCACGAGTTCCGGAAGAGTCCGCTCATGATTCCCGTGCACGTTTTTTTGGCATGCTTGGATGTCTAA
- a CDS encoding sugar phosphate nucleotidyltransferase, whose amino-acid sequence MKVVIMAGGYATRLWPITKSKPKPLLPVGERLIIDYILDKVKELDLDVYVSTNRFFARQFEEWAKERGIELIIEDTLTEEEKLGTMGALRYIAEKLGSDDYLVIAGDNIFSFSLRDFLNRYEGKTIIAVYDVGDLKLAKRYGVVLLEGDRVIDFEEKPATPKSTLVSTGLYIFPEDVMELLEDYLREGNRDSPGYFLQWLLKRGVEIKAYKFDDYWYDIGSADSYIEAMKTLMKESYIEEIQISPYAKIIPPVVIKRGAKILGRSIIGPYVYIGEDCVIENSDISDSIIFRGTIIRNSTIWRSIIDERCEIRNLELKKSLVGGHAKIQRGD is encoded by the coding sequence ATGAAAGTCGTTATAATGGCAGGCGGCTATGCCACGAGGCTTTGGCCCATAACGAAGTCAAAGCCCAAGCCCCTTCTCCCCGTAGGGGAGAGGTTGATAATAGATTATATACTTGATAAGGTCAAGGAGCTTGACCTCGATGTTTACGTTTCAACTAACCGGTTCTTCGCGCGACAATTCGAGGAATGGGCCAAAGAACGGGGCATTGAGCTTATCATTGAGGATACCCTAACCGAAGAGGAAAAGCTGGGAACGATGGGTGCCCTGAGGTATATCGCGGAGAAGTTAGGCTCTGATGATTACCTCGTCATAGCCGGTGATAACATATTCTCCTTCTCCCTCAGGGACTTTCTTAATCGCTATGAGGGAAAGACCATAATAGCAGTCTACGATGTGGGCGACCTCAAGCTCGCGAAGAGGTACGGTGTTGTTCTGCTCGAGGGAGATAGGGTGATAGACTTTGAGGAGAAGCCTGCGACGCCTAAGTCGACCCTGGTAAGCACAGGCCTCTATATATTCCCCGAGGATGTCATGGAGCTCTTGGAAGATTACCTTAGGGAGGGGAATAGGGACTCGCCCGGCTACTTTCTCCAGTGGCTCCTGAAGAGAGGCGTAGAGATAAAGGCTTATAAGTTCGACGACTACTGGTACGACATTGGAAGTGCAGACAGCTACATCGAGGCCATGAAGACCCTCATGAAGGAGAGCTACATCGAGGAGATTCAGATAAGCCCCTACGCAAAGATAATTCCCCCAGTTGTGATAAAGCGGGGGGCGAAGATACTTGGCCGTTCCATAATCGGGCCCTACGTCTACATCGGGGAGGACTGCGTTATAGAGAATTCGGACATAAGTGACTCCATAATCTTTAGGGGAACGATAATAAGGAATTCCACAATCTGGCGCTCCATAATTGACGAGCGTTGTGAGATAAGGAATCTTGAGCTCAAGAAGAGCCTCGTCGGCGGGCATGCGAAGATTCAGCGGGGGGACTGA
- a CDS encoding S-layer family protein → MSASSGLEKNVSRQEFLNLLTEYGGKSDFFEFYSTHTPVPPSIESINYWLSGNYSRLIRKISYAMSLTRRLQDIGIDISKEKRLINEAFKYTLQDKYQEANYLITAVLEDIHEKYSMDSDKDGIPDFVEVVHGSSPITSDSNNNGIPDNLELGMSLDGSLWDWNKLYIEAKGAKNIRWVRAFKLNGTTWIAIKLSKPAYEFIDKQLYIWMGDINYPIFTRYSFWGQEFTYSMFYGNIFKYSMILNDTIEVAIPNISFWEKYGMRLRPIVIALDNEYIHIPSVPDDTLSNVTVVYGFNRVDKEYAKMIAYKMDITLTDDVSFTGPSGKVLILVGGPLANNLTKHYMTNARLFPYVVTNEWPGKHRGLIMATIHNGRIIVVLAGSDRFGTKVAVDVFLELGYIPHTPIIVEYSNTGSKIVEILTS, encoded by the coding sequence TTGTCAGCAAGCTCAGGATTAGAAAAAAATGTTTCTAGGCAGGAGTTTCTGAACCTTTTAACTGAGTATGGGGGCAAATCGGACTTTTTTGAGTTCTACTCAACCCACACACCAGTCCCACCAAGTATAGAGTCGATTAACTACTGGCTTTCAGGGAACTACAGCAGGCTTATAAGAAAGATAAGCTATGCAATGTCCCTCACGAGGAGGCTTCAGGACATTGGCATTGACATCAGCAAAGAAAAACGACTAATCAATGAGGCTTTCAAATATACACTACAAGACAAATATCAAGAAGCTAATTATCTCATAACAGCAGTACTCGAGGATATTCATGAAAAATATTCTATGGACAGCGATAAGGATGGAATTCCAGATTTCGTTGAAGTCGTCCATGGGAGTTCTCCTATAACTTCCGACAGCAATAACAATGGCATTCCTGACAATCTCGAGTTAGGGATGAGTTTGGATGGGAGCCTCTGGGATTGGAACAAACTTTATATTGAGGCTAAGGGAGCTAAAAACATAAGGTGGGTCAGGGCATTCAAACTGAACGGAACCACATGGATTGCAATTAAGCTCTCGAAACCTGCCTACGAATTCATAGATAAGCAACTCTATATCTGGATGGGTGACATTAACTATCCAATATTCACACGGTATTCGTTTTGGGGTCAGGAATTTACCTACAGCATGTTCTATGGGAACATTTTCAAATATTCTATGATACTAAACGATACTATCGAGGTAGCAATACCCAATATTTCGTTTTGGGAAAAGTATGGCATGAGGCTTCGGCCTATTGTCATTGCCCTTGATAATGAGTACATCCACATTCCAAGCGTCCCGGATGATACTCTCTCGAACGTGACGGTGGTGTATGGATTCAACAGGGTGGATAAAGAGTACGCTAAAATGATAGCTTACAAAATGGACATCACTCTCACGGACGATGTAAGCTTTACGGGACCCTCTGGAAAGGTGCTAATACTTGTTGGAGGACCCCTTGCCAATAACCTAACTAAACATTATATGACCAATGCTAGGCTCTTTCCATATGTCGTAACTAACGAGTGGCCAGGTAAACACAGAGGGCTGATAATGGCAACTATTCACAATGGCAGAATTATTGTCGTACTTGCAGGTTCCGATAGATTTGGCACTAAAGTTGCAGTTGATGTCTTTCTAGAATTGGGTTACATACCTCATACGCCTATAATTGTCGAGTACTCAAACACTGGATCGAAAATTGTTGAAATTTTAACCTCTTAA
- a CDS encoding PH domain-containing protein, producing MALSDHLLPGEDIRFQSKSLVEYGGSRYQVIVTNKRIILYAQRGLVFKSDDVVTFKLEDIQGIKYKEQGIIGKKGIIEIHAKTLATLSGPASEMKALYQQLLGFL from the coding sequence GTGGCCCTCTCAGACCATCTATTGCCTGGAGAAGATATAAGGTTCCAAAGCAAAAGCCTTGTGGAGTACGGTGGGAGCAGGTACCAAGTCATTGTAACTAACAAGAGAATAATACTCTACGCTCAGAGGGGCTTGGTATTCAAAAGTGATGACGTGGTGACGTTTAAACTCGAGGATATTCAGGGAATCAAATATAAGGAGCAGGGAATAATTGGGAAAAAGGGAATCATTGAGATACATGCCAAGACTCTCGCCACGCTTTCTGGACCAGCTTCTGAGATGAAGGCCCTTTATCAACAACTTCTTGGATTCTTATAG
- the nadA gene encoding quinolinate synthase NadA, producing the protein MDLAKEILRLKEDRNAIILAHNYQLPEIQDIADFVGDSLELARKAVDVEADVIVFAGVDFMAETAKILNPDKIVLLPTKRATCAMANMLKVRHILEAKAKYPDAPVVLYVNSTAEAKAYADVTVTSANAAKIVAKLDSDVVIFGPDKNLAHYVAKVTGKKVIPIPPNGHCYVHRKFTLEDVERTRKLYPQARLMVHPECDPAVQDRADIIVSTGGMVRRACEHNKWVVFTEREMVYRLSKLYPGKKFYPARDDAVCMGMKAITLRHIYESLRDMKYKVEVPEEIAKKARKAIERMLEMS; encoded by the coding sequence ATGGATCTCGCCAAAGAGATCCTCAGGCTTAAGGAGGATAGGAATGCCATAATCCTAGCCCACAACTATCAGCTCCCCGAGATACAGGATATCGCCGACTTCGTGGGGGACAGCCTCGAGTTGGCGAGAAAGGCCGTGGATGTTGAGGCTGACGTGATAGTCTTCGCGGGCGTTGACTTTATGGCCGAAACAGCCAAAATACTCAACCCGGACAAAATCGTCCTTCTCCCGACGAAAAGAGCTACCTGTGCCATGGCCAACATGCTGAAGGTGAGGCATATCCTTGAGGCCAAAGCTAAGTATCCAGACGCCCCCGTCGTTCTATACGTGAATAGCACGGCCGAGGCGAAAGCCTACGCCGACGTAACGGTAACATCAGCCAACGCCGCCAAGATAGTAGCCAAGCTCGACTCGGACGTCGTGATTTTCGGCCCCGACAAGAACCTCGCCCACTACGTCGCTAAGGTCACGGGCAAGAAAGTAATTCCGATACCTCCTAACGGCCACTGCTACGTGCACAGGAAGTTCACCCTTGAGGACGTGGAGAGGACCAGGAAGCTGTACCCTCAGGCAAGGCTAATGGTCCACCCTGAATGCGACCCGGCGGTCCAAGATAGAGCAGACATAATCGTCTCGACTGGCGGAATGGTCAGGAGGGCCTGCGAGCACAACAAGTGGGTCGTCTTTACCGAGCGGGAGATGGTCTACAGGCTAAGTAAGCTGTACCCAGGGAAAAAGTTCTACCCCGCGAGAGATGATGCAGTCTGCATGGGCATGAAGGCCATAACGCTTAGGCACATCTACGAGTCCCTCAGGGACATGAAGTACAAGGTGGAGGTGCCCGAGGAGATAGCGAAGAAAGCAAGGAAGGCCATCGAACGGATGCTGGAGATGAGCTAA
- the nadC gene encoding carboxylating nicotinate-nucleotide diphosphorylase, translating to MVPLDYLLRFIKEDAPFGDVTSEAIIPENMRAKAVVIAKQDGVIAGVEEAKALFEHFGVKVKVKKRDGEEVKKGDVILELEGNARAILLVERTALNVMGRMSGIATQTRRLVEKVRKVNPKIMVAGTRKSLLRLIDKRAIIIGGGEPHRFSLSDAILIKDNHLALVPLEEAIKRAKAFSVYKVVEVEVENLEDALRAARAGADVIMLDNMRPEEVAEVIEALRKEGLRERVKLEVSGGITEDNITEYARLDVDVISLGALTHSVKNFDVSLEIVGRLV from the coding sequence ATGGTTCCCCTGGATTATCTCCTCCGCTTCATCAAGGAGGACGCCCCCTTCGGCGACGTTACGAGCGAGGCCATTATACCAGAAAACATGAGGGCAAAGGCGGTTGTAATAGCTAAGCAGGACGGCGTGATAGCGGGCGTCGAAGAGGCCAAAGCTTTGTTCGAGCACTTCGGCGTCAAGGTGAAGGTTAAGAAAAGGGACGGTGAGGAGGTGAAGAAGGGCGACGTAATCCTTGAGCTGGAAGGCAACGCCCGAGCAATCCTCCTCGTCGAGAGGACGGCCCTAAATGTGATGGGGAGGATGAGCGGGATAGCCACCCAGACGAGAAGGCTCGTCGAGAAGGTAAGAAAGGTCAACCCAAAGATAATGGTGGCGGGGACGAGGAAGAGCCTTCTTAGGCTAATAGACAAGAGGGCAATAATTATAGGGGGCGGAGAACCTCACCGCTTCTCCCTAAGCGATGCTATCCTAATTAAGGACAACCACTTAGCTTTAGTTCCGCTGGAGGAAGCGATAAAGAGGGCGAAGGCCTTCAGCGTTTACAAGGTCGTCGAAGTAGAGGTCGAGAACCTGGAGGACGCCCTGAGGGCTGCAAGGGCGGGAGCGGATGTTATTATGCTCGACAACATGAGACCCGAGGAAGTTGCAGAAGTCATCGAGGCCCTGAGGAAGGAGGGCCTACGCGAGCGCGTTAAACTCGAGGTCAGCGGCGGGATAACGGAGGATAACATAACCGAGTACGCCCGCTTGGATGTGGACGTCATAAGCCTCGGTGCCTTAACTCACTCCGTGAAGAACTTCGACGTGAGCTTGGAGATTGTCGGGCGGTTGGTATGA